The following proteins are encoded in a genomic region of Streptomyces sp. NBC_01723:
- the scy gene encoding polarized growth protein Scy: MRGYESQEREPAADVDHLSRFEAEMKRLKTEREKAIQHAEDLGYQVEVLRAKLHEARRTIMSRPAFDGGDIGYQAEQLLRNAQTQADQLRSDAERELSQARAQTQRILQEHAEQAARLQAELHQEAVTRRQQLDQELAERRQTVESHVNENVAWAEQLRARTEQQARRLLEESRTEAEQSLATARAEAERLTSEARQRLTDDAESARAEAEQLLRRARTDAERLLNAASNQAQEATDHAEQLRTSTADESESARRQSQELSRAAERRMAEAEEALRKAQAEAEKVVTEAKEAAAKALAGAEATNEQRTRTAKEQVARLVGEATKDAENTKSEAEQLVADARAEAERIVAEAAEKARTLTAEESATQLSKAAKTAEDVLNKASEDARRTTKAATEEAERIRTEAEAEADRLRAEAHDIATELKGAAKDDTKEYRAKTVELQEEARRLRGEAEQLRADAVAEGEKIRAEARKEAVAQIEEAAKTAEELLAKAKADADELRQAATTDSEKVRTEAIERATTLRRQAEETLERTRAEAERHRTEAAERAEELQAEAERAARELREETERAVEARRTEAAEDLTRLHTEAEEHRTAAEEALTEAREEGARLRREAAEESERLRTEAAERIRTLQQQAETEAERLRTEAAADASASRAEGESVAVRLRSEAAAEAERLKSEAHESADRVRAEAQTAAERIAAEASEALGAAQEEAARRRREAEELLGSARQEADQERERAREQSEELLASARNRVEEAQAEAVRLVEEADRRATEMVSAAEQHAQQVRDSVAGMHEQAQEEITGLRSVAEHAAERTRHEAEQEADRVRADAHAERERAGEDAGRLRREAREETEAAKTLAERTVSEAIAEADRIRADVSEHAQRVRTEASDAIAEAEQAAARTRADAREDANRIRSDAATQADTLITEASAEAERLTTQTAAETDRIRTETVAEAERVRTEASSEAERVRAEASARAERLLSDATGEAERLRAEAADTVGSAQQHAERIRTEADRVRAEAAAEAERVTTAAREEADRTLDEARKDANKRRSEAAEQVDTLITETTSEADKLLSEAQQQAQKTTAEAESQADTMVGAARAEADRLVSEATVEGNTRVEKARTDADELLVGARRDATAIRERAEELRERLTSEIEELHERARREAAETMKSAGDRCDALIKAAEEQLAKAEAKAKELVSEANSEAGKVRIAAVKKAEGLLKEAEQKKATLVREAEELKAEAVQEARRTVDEGKRELEILVRRREDINAEISRVQDVLEALESFETPTGAKENGVKAGATVGAPRSGGKSSDG, encoded by the coding sequence GTGCGGGGCTACGAGAGCCAGGAGCGAGAGCCGGCGGCTGACGTCGACCACCTCTCTCGGTTCGAGGCCGAGATGAAGCGGCTGAAGACCGAGCGGGAAAAGGCGATCCAGCACGCCGAGGACCTCGGCTACCAGGTCGAGGTGCTGCGCGCCAAGTTGCACGAGGCGCGGCGCACCATCATGTCCCGGCCCGCCTTCGACGGCGGTGACATCGGGTACCAGGCCGAGCAGTTGCTGCGCAACGCGCAGACCCAGGCCGACCAGCTGCGCTCGGACGCCGAGCGGGAGCTGAGCCAGGCCAGGGCGCAGACCCAGCGCATCCTCCAGGAGCACGCCGAGCAGGCCGCCCGGCTCCAGGCGGAGCTGCACCAGGAGGCGGTGACCCGCCGCCAGCAGCTGGACCAGGAGCTGGCCGAGCGCCGGCAGACCGTCGAGTCGCACGTCAACGAGAACGTGGCCTGGGCGGAGCAGCTGCGCGCCCGTACCGAGCAGCAGGCCCGCCGTCTCCTCGAGGAGTCCCGCACCGAGGCCGAGCAGTCCCTGGCCACCGCCCGCGCCGAGGCCGAGCGGCTGACCTCCGAGGCCCGGCAGCGGCTGACCGACGACGCCGAGAGCGCCCGCGCCGAGGCCGAGCAGCTGCTGCGCCGCGCCCGCACCGACGCGGAGCGGCTGCTGAACGCCGCCTCCAACCAGGCCCAGGAGGCCACCGACCACGCCGAGCAGCTGCGCACCTCCACCGCCGACGAGTCGGAGTCCGCGCGGCGCCAGTCGCAGGAGCTGAGCCGGGCCGCCGAGCGGCGCATGGCGGAGGCCGAGGAGGCGCTACGCAAGGCGCAGGCCGAGGCCGAGAAGGTCGTCACCGAGGCCAAGGAGGCCGCCGCCAAGGCGCTGGCCGGGGCCGAGGCCACCAACGAGCAGCGCACCCGGACCGCCAAGGAGCAGGTCGCCCGGCTGGTCGGCGAGGCCACCAAGGACGCCGAGAACACCAAGTCCGAGGCCGAGCAGCTGGTCGCGGACGCCCGCGCCGAGGCCGAGCGGATCGTCGCCGAGGCCGCCGAGAAGGCCCGTACGCTCACCGCCGAGGAGTCGGCCACCCAGCTGTCCAAGGCGGCCAAGACCGCCGAGGACGTGCTGAACAAGGCGTCCGAGGACGCCAGGCGGACCACGAAGGCCGCCACCGAGGAGGCCGAGCGGATCCGCACCGAGGCCGAGGCCGAGGCGGACCGGCTGCGCGCCGAGGCGCACGACATCGCCACGGAGCTCAAGGGCGCGGCGAAGGACGACACCAAGGAGTACCGCGCCAAGACGGTCGAGCTGCAGGAGGAGGCGCGCCGGCTGCGCGGCGAGGCCGAGCAGCTGCGCGCCGACGCGGTCGCCGAGGGCGAGAAGATCCGCGCCGAGGCCCGCAAGGAGGCCGTGGCGCAGATCGAGGAGGCGGCGAAGACCGCCGAGGAGCTGCTCGCCAAGGCCAAGGCGGACGCGGACGAGCTGCGGCAGGCCGCGACGACGGACAGCGAGAAGGTCCGCACCGAGGCCATCGAGCGGGCCACCACCCTGCGCCGGCAGGCCGAGGAGACCCTGGAGCGCACCCGCGCGGAGGCCGAGCGGCACCGCACGGAGGCCGCCGAGCGCGCCGAGGAACTCCAGGCGGAGGCCGAGCGGGCCGCCCGCGAGCTGCGCGAGGAGACCGAGCGCGCCGTCGAGGCCCGCAGGACGGAGGCCGCCGAGGACCTGACGCGCCTGCACACGGAGGCCGAGGAGCACCGCACCGCCGCCGAGGAGGCGCTGACCGAGGCCCGCGAGGAGGGTGCGCGGCTGCGCCGGGAGGCCGCCGAGGAGAGCGAACGGCTGCGCACCGAGGCCGCGGAGCGGATCCGTACGCTCCAGCAGCAGGCCGAGACGGAGGCCGAGCGACTGCGCACCGAGGCCGCCGCCGACGCGTCCGCCTCCCGGGCGGAGGGCGAGTCCGTCGCCGTACGGCTGCGGTCGGAGGCGGCCGCCGAGGCCGAGCGGCTGAAGTCGGAGGCTCATGAGAGCGCCGACCGGGTGCGCGCGGAGGCGCAGACCGCCGCCGAGCGCATCGCCGCCGAGGCGTCGGAGGCGCTGGGCGCCGCCCAGGAGGAGGCCGCCCGGCGCCGCCGCGAGGCGGAGGAACTGCTCGGGTCCGCCCGGCAGGAGGCCGACCAGGAGCGCGAGCGGGCCCGCGAGCAGAGCGAGGAGCTGCTGGCCTCGGCGCGCAACCGCGTGGAGGAGGCGCAGGCCGAGGCGGTCCGGCTGGTCGAGGAGGCCGACCGGCGCGCGACCGAGATGGTGTCGGCCGCCGAGCAGCACGCGCAGCAGGTGCGGGACTCCGTCGCCGGGATGCACGAGCAGGCCCAGGAGGAGATCACCGGACTGCGCAGCGTCGCCGAGCACGCGGCGGAGCGCACCCGGCACGAGGCCGAGCAGGAGGCGGACCGGGTCCGCGCCGACGCCCACGCGGAGCGGGAGCGGGCGGGCGAGGACGCCGGACGGCTGCGGCGCGAGGCGCGGGAGGAGACCGAGGCCGCCAAGACGCTGGCCGAGCGGACGGTGTCCGAGGCCATCGCGGAGGCCGACCGGATCCGCGCGGACGTCTCGGAGCACGCCCAGCGGGTGCGCACCGAGGCATCCGACGCCATCGCCGAGGCCGAGCAGGCGGCGGCGCGCACCCGGGCGGACGCCCGCGAGGACGCCAACCGCATCCGGTCCGACGCGGCGACGCAGGCGGACACCCTGATCACCGAGGCGAGCGCCGAGGCGGAGCGGCTCACCACGCAGACGGCGGCCGAGACCGACCGGATCCGGACGGAGACGGTCGCGGAGGCGGAGCGCGTCCGTACGGAGGCGTCGAGCGAGGCGGAGCGGGTGCGGGCCGAGGCGAGCGCCCGGGCCGAGCGGCTGCTCTCGGACGCCACCGGGGAGGCGGAGCGGCTGCGGGCCGAGGCCGCCGACACCGTCGGGTCCGCCCAGCAGCACGCCGAGCGGATCCGCACCGAGGCCGACCGGGTCCGTGCCGAGGCCGCGGCGGAGGCGGAGCGGGTCACCACGGCCGCCCGCGAGGAGGCCGACCGCACCCTGGACGAGGCCCGCAAGGACGCCAACAAGCGGCGTTCGGAGGCGGCCGAGCAGGTCGACACGCTCATCACGGAGACCACGTCCGAGGCCGACAAGCTGCTCTCCGAGGCCCAGCAGCAGGCCCAGAAGACCACCGCGGAGGCCGAGTCGCAGGCCGACACGATGGTCGGCGCGGCCCGCGCGGAGGCCGACCGGCTCGTCTCGGAGGCGACGGTCGAGGGCAACACCCGTGTGGAGAAGGCCCGTACGGACGCGGACGAGCTGCTGGTCGGCGCCCGCCGGGACGCGACCGCCATAAGGGAGCGCGCGGAGGAGCTGCGCGAGCGCCTCACGTCCGAGATCGAGGAACTGCACGAGCGTGCGCGCCGCGAGGCCGCGGAGACCATGAAGTCGGCGGGCGACCGCTGCGACGCGCTCATCAAGGCCGCCGAGGAGCAGCTGGCCAAGGCGGAGGCGAAGGCCAAGGAGCTGGTGTCGGAGGCGAACTCCGAGGCGGGCAAGGTGCGCATCGCCGCCGTCAAGAAGGCCGAGGGGCTGCTGAAGGAGGCCGAGCAGAAGAAGGCCACCCTGGTCCGGGAGGCCGAGGAGCTGAAGGCCGAGGCGGTCCAGGAGGCCAGGCGCACGGTCGACGAGGGCAAGCGCGAGCTGGAGATCCTGGTGCGCCGTCGCGAGGACATCAACGCGGAGATCTCCCGGGTGCAGGACGTGCTGGAGGCGCTGGAGTCCTTCGAGACGCCGACGGGGGCCAAGGAGAACGGGGTGAAGGCCGGAGCCACGGTGGGCGCCCCACGTTCGGGTGGCAAGTCGTCAGACGGCTAG
- the mce gene encoding methylmalonyl-CoA epimerase: protein MLTRIDHIGIACRDLDTTVEFYRATYGFEVFHTEVNEEQGVREAMLKINDTSDGGASYLQLLEPTREDSAVGKWLAKNGEGVHHIAFGTADVDTDAADIREKGVRVLYDEPRRGSMGSRITFLHPKDCHGVLTELVTSAAVESPEH, encoded by the coding sequence ATGCTGACGCGAATCGACCACATCGGAATCGCCTGCCGCGACCTCGACACCACCGTCGAGTTCTACCGTGCCACCTACGGCTTCGAGGTGTTCCACACCGAGGTCAACGAGGAGCAGGGTGTCCGGGAGGCCATGCTCAAGATCAACGATACGTCGGACGGCGGAGCGTCGTACCTCCAGCTTCTCGAACCCACCCGCGAGGACTCCGCGGTCGGCAAGTGGCTGGCGAAGAACGGCGAGGGCGTCCACCACATCGCCTTCGGTACGGCGGATGTCGACACGGACGCCGCGGACATCCGGGAGAAGGGCGTACGCGTTCTGTACGACGAGCCCCGGCGGGGTTCCATGGGGTCGCGGATCACTTTCCTGCACCCCAAGGACTGCCATGGCGTACTGACAGAACTGGTCACTTCGGCGGCCGTTGAGTCACCTGAGCACTGA